AGAGGACCATCTATGGTCTCTACCGCTTCTTTTTGAGATTCGTTTAAATGGTTGAAAATTTTATCCATATTGTTCATTATTTACTCTTATAGTTATATAAAGTATATTTATTATATCAAAATATGAATTTATATTGCATATAACCGTTTAGATAAGTATATATTTTCATTATATAAAACGAAAATATATGAAATATTAGAAAAAGTTATTGAATTATTCATTATATTTTGTTATAATTTCACCAATAAGATAATTTTTGCTAATAATGCTGAAAATGAGGGAAGATTATGCTAAAAGATTTCTCAAAATTGGAAACATTTTTAACGGTTGTAAGAGAGAAAAGTTTTTCCAAAGCTTCAGCTAAACTTGGGATTTCTCAACCTGCTGTTACTCAGCAGATAAAGTTTTTAGAAGATTATCTGGAAACTAAGATTGTAGAAAGGAAAAAAAACGGAATAAGACTTACAAAGGAGGGTGAAGAGGTATATAGAATCGCTCAGAAGATGGAGAGATGTATTAATAATGCCGAAAAAGAGCTTTTTAAGATAATCAATAAAGAGATTACTTTTATAATAGGTGCCTCTTTTACTATAGGAAACTATGTATTGCCTGAAGTTTTGAACAATATAAAACAGGCTATAAATAACGATGTTTTTATAAAAGTTGAAGTTAGCGAAAAGATACTCAATGAGGTTTTGGATAAGAAGTGCGATATAGGTCTAATTGAGTCTCCAATTTTTAAAGATGGACTTATATATAGAGAATGGATGGAAGATGAGTTGGTTCTTTTTAGTAACACTCCTCTTCCAAAATATATCAAAAAAGAGGATCTTTACAATTTTAACTGGATATGTCGGGAAGAGGGTAGTCATACTAGAAAGATGGTTTCGGAGCTTTTTGAATCGATGGGCGTAGAGTGTAAAAATTTTAATGTTATTAGCGAAGTTAGCAGTTCTACCGCAGTTGTTCAGACAATTCTTAGAAGTCCGGTTGATAAAAATAATCCAACGGTATCTATTATCTCAAAGTATGCAATCGCAAGTGAAGTAGAAAGTGGAAAACTTTATGAGGCTAGAATTAAGGGACATAAACTAAAAAGAAAGTTTTTTATAGTTTATACAAAAGATAGAAAACATGATGCTTTTATAGAAAAAGTTGTGGATTTTCTTTTGAAACTAAAAAATAAATGAGTGAGGACAAGCTAAAAGCTTAGTAAAGCAACTGCTTGCTTTGCGTGTCTGAGTGAAAGTTGTGTGTATATGCGAATCCTAAGTTTTATTAGTGATGAGCATATGCACAGCTGAATTACTTTGAAGAAAATCTTTGCTTAGAATCAGCACAAGATTTTTAGTTAATAAATAATATTTTTAATCGGTAACCTGGCGTATACTATGCAAAAAATTTGCATAAATGCTTTTTCTAGCGTATTGTGGCGCAAAGATAAACTTTGCAGATCACTATACCCATGCTAGCTAAAATCGTGAAGCATTTCACGATTTTTAACGACTCTTCTGTGCGGAGCTATAAATATAAAGCAGTTGGCTTTTAATTACCGTTCTTTGTGTGCTTGAGTATAAA
This Nitrosophilus labii DNA region includes the following protein-coding sequences:
- a CDS encoding LysR family transcriptional regulator, which produces MLKDFSKLETFLTVVREKSFSKASAKLGISQPAVTQQIKFLEDYLETKIVERKKNGIRLTKEGEEVYRIAQKMERCINNAEKELFKIINKEITFIIGASFTIGNYVLPEVLNNIKQAINNDVFIKVEVSEKILNEVLDKKCDIGLIESPIFKDGLIYREWMEDELVLFSNTPLPKYIKKEDLYNFNWICREEGSHTRKMVSELFESMGVECKNFNVISEVSSSTAVVQTILRSPVDKNNPTVSIISKYAIASEVESGKLYEARIKGHKLKRKFFIVYTKDRKHDAFIEKVVDFLLKLKNK